From the genome of Bradyrhizobium sp. SZCCHNS1050, one region includes:
- the lptG gene encoding LPS export ABC transporter permease LptG gives MSMVTNTLGRYFAGRFLVSAVGVFASIFILLVLVDYIEMVRKTSGLASASALMVAETSLFRVPQLLEKMMPFCVLIGAMTCYLALSRRLELVVARAAGVSAWQFIAPALASAIVLGLMATTLYNPMSANLRELSKRMEAELFGAAPGGGVQDAAGFWLNQINPDGSVIINAARSEQQGVRLTGLTLFRFDTDKHFKERIEAREATLEEGRWVFRSVRRFSLDAPPVDEPTYILPTSLTPAQVRNSFSTPETVSFWQLPTYIRSSESSGFATAGYKLQYHKLIAQPFLLAAMVMLAASVSLRFFRMGGVQKMVLSGVGAGFLLYVLSKVTEDLSKAELMNPIAAAWLPVFVGGLTGFMALLYQEDG, from the coding sequence ATGAGCATGGTCACCAACACGCTCGGGCGCTATTTCGCCGGCCGCTTCCTGGTCTCGGCGGTCGGCGTGTTCGCGAGCATCTTCATCCTGCTCGTGCTCGTCGACTACATCGAGATGGTGCGCAAGACCTCCGGGCTCGCCTCGGCCTCGGCGCTGATGGTGGCGGAGACGTCGCTGTTCCGGGTGCCGCAATTGCTCGAGAAGATGATGCCGTTCTGCGTCCTGATCGGCGCCATGACCTGCTATCTCGCGCTGTCGCGCCGACTCGAACTCGTGGTGGCGCGCGCGGCCGGGGTCTCCGCCTGGCAGTTCATCGCGCCGGCGCTGGCAAGCGCCATCGTGCTCGGGCTAATGGCGACGACCCTCTACAACCCGATGTCGGCAAATCTGCGCGAGCTCTCCAAGCGCATGGAGGCCGAGCTGTTCGGCGCCGCCCCGGGCGGCGGCGTGCAGGACGCGGCCGGCTTCTGGCTCAACCAGATCAACCCCGACGGCTCGGTCATCATCAATGCCGCGCGCAGCGAGCAGCAGGGCGTCCGCCTGACCGGACTGACCCTGTTCCGTTTTGATACGGACAAGCACTTCAAGGAACGAATCGAAGCGCGCGAGGCGACCCTGGAAGAAGGCCGGTGGGTCTTCCGGTCCGTGCGCCGATTCTCCCTCGATGCGCCGCCGGTCGACGAACCGACGTACATTCTTCCGACCAGCCTGACGCCGGCACAGGTCCGAAACAGCTTCTCCACCCCCGAAACTGTGTCGTTTTGGCAACTTCCGACATACATCCGCTCGTCGGAGAGCTCGGGCTTCGCGACCGCGGGGTACAAACTGCAGTATCATAAGCTGATCGCGCAGCCGTTTTTGCTGGCTGCGATGGTCATGCTGGCTGCGTCCGTGTCGCTCAGGTTCTTCCGAATGGGTGGCGTACAGAAAATGGTTTTGAGTGGCGTGGGCGCCGGGTTTCTGCTCTACGTTCTGTCGAAAGTAACTGAAGATTTGAGCAAGGCTGAGTTGATGAATCCGATCGCTGCGGCGTGGCTGCCGGTGTTCGTCGGCGGCCTCACCGGCTTCATGGCCTTGCTCTACCAGGAGGACGGCTAG
- the lptF gene encoding LPS export ABC transporter permease LptF produces the protein MGSIDRYIFRTTLASFALVLVSLTGVIWITQALRGIDLMTSQGQTILTFLGITGLVIPSLLGVIAPIALMIAVSHTLNKLATDSEIIVMNAAGMSPIRLFVPFAYATCAVAVLVTVIAAFFAPDGLRRIKQWDAEITADVLANILQPGRFAQLDQNLTIRIRERQPGGELSGILIDDRRDPKERITIIAEKGTVVKNADGSFLVLEDGNLERFELGKREPAMVAFARYAFDMSKFSNQGRDVTLGIRERYLWELMAPAENDPIYKQIPGQFRQELHDRFLAPIYPFAFAALTFAFLGAPRTTRQSRNFSFGSAILAVFGVRMAGFACSVMTVKTPMAALVQYLMLFGVLGLSIWIIIGGVVVEPPARLMEAINRSNARIARLFGRPATA, from the coding sequence TGATGACCAGCCAGGGCCAGACGATCCTGACCTTCCTTGGCATCACCGGGCTCGTGATTCCCTCCCTGCTCGGCGTCATCGCGCCGATCGCGCTGATGATCGCGGTCTCGCACACGCTGAACAAGCTGGCGACCGATTCGGAGATCATCGTCATGAACGCCGCCGGCATGTCGCCGATCCGGCTGTTCGTGCCGTTCGCCTATGCCACCTGCGCGGTAGCCGTGCTGGTGACGGTGATCGCCGCCTTCTTCGCCCCCGACGGCCTGCGCCGGATCAAGCAGTGGGATGCCGAGATCACCGCCGACGTGCTCGCCAACATCCTACAGCCCGGGCGGTTCGCGCAGCTCGACCAGAACCTGACCATCCGGATCCGCGAGCGCCAGCCCGGCGGTGAGCTGTCCGGCATCCTGATCGACGACCGCCGCGACCCCAAGGAGCGAATCACGATCATCGCCGAGAAGGGCACCGTCGTGAAGAATGCCGACGGCTCGTTCCTGGTGCTGGAGGACGGCAATCTGGAACGCTTCGAGCTCGGCAAGCGCGAGCCGGCGATGGTCGCGTTCGCCCGCTACGCCTTCGACATGTCGAAGTTTTCGAACCAGGGCCGCGACGTCACGCTCGGCATCCGCGAGCGCTATCTGTGGGAACTGATGGCGCCCGCCGAAAACGATCCGATCTACAAGCAGATCCCGGGACAATTCCGCCAGGAATTGCACGACCGCTTCCTGGCGCCGATCTATCCGTTCGCCTTCGCTGCCCTCACCTTCGCATTCCTGGGCGCGCCGCGGACCACACGCCAGAGCCGCAACTTCTCGTTCGGCAGCGCCATTCTCGCCGTGTTCGGCGTCCGCATGGCGGGCTTCGCCTGCTCGGTCATGACCGTGAAGACGCCGATGGCGGCGCTGGTGCAGTACCTCATGCTGTTCGGCGTGCTCGGCCTCAGCATCTGGATCATCATCGGCGGCGTGGTGGTCGAGCCGCCGGCGCGGCTGATGGAAGCCATCAACCGCTCGAACGCGCGGATCGCACGCCTGTTCGGAAGGCCGGCCACCGCATGA